One genomic region from Lujinxingia vulgaris encodes:
- a CDS encoding DUF4397 domain-containing protein: MKFGSKQGIRLLICAMFAAGAVACGGEVEQGATGPEGPAGEQGPQGEPGEDGAPGADGEDGEDGEDGEDGADGLNSLIATETIEPGDVCANGGVAISSGVDANADGVLDEDEITSTENVCNGVDGSLLCDEALAITGLTGIDQRFFAGNASDPITVETNGEGDLSLSFIGHGAEFDASAGDGTFTLTPEDLLDESESLEFALIANGECGTAVVNFTVEEVEAPVANIRLVHLFEGAGEVDVALNGTTEVLTSIDFATAEGPLEVDPGNYSFDLLSEGSPVGTTDPADFLLGESYTVVAYSNAGALDFMILEDDVVSPLADDTFRLRAIHAADGVGNVAISAGADETSAAELVADLAFAAAADAADLATGVEFVQIDSAGTLFDYVGFSSMTFAEGAIANAFAFMLEGEPHIFVQQLSDAGQNAILIPGLETLPVAIDADALNATFRTGGAAEWMVTDANSNTGDFSATNSIIENYQTSWLEMTVEFDEAGVFAFDWSVSSEPEGYSFYDGLIFCDTEGEDCNYFSNYIERISGEVAWTNITYEIPEAGTYTFTWLYRKDSSTAGGDDRGWIDNLTFTPGLP, encoded by the coding sequence ATGAAGTTTGGTAGCAAGCAGGGAATTCGTCTGCTGATCTGCGCGATGTTCGCAGCCGGCGCGGTCGCATGTGGTGGGGAAGTTGAGCAGGGGGCCACCGGCCCCGAAGGCCCCGCAGGGGAGCAAGGCCCCCAGGGTGAGCCGGGTGAAGACGGCGCCCCGGGCGCCGACGGTGAGGACGGCGAAGATGGCGAAGACGGTGAGGATGGCGCCGACGGCCTCAACTCCCTGATCGCCACCGAAACCATTGAGCCCGGCGATGTCTGCGCCAATGGCGGCGTGGCCATCTCCTCGGGCGTCGACGCCAACGCCGATGGCGTCCTCGACGAAGACGAGATCACCTCCACCGAAAACGTCTGCAACGGCGTCGACGGCTCCCTCCTCTGCGACGAAGCCCTGGCCATCACCGGCCTCACCGGCATCGACCAGCGCTTCTTCGCCGGCAACGCCAGCGACCCGATCACCGTGGAGACCAACGGCGAAGGCGACCTCAGCCTGAGCTTCATCGGTCATGGCGCGGAGTTCGACGCCTCCGCCGGCGACGGCACCTTCACCCTCACCCCCGAAGACCTCCTCGACGAGAGCGAGAGCCTTGAGTTCGCGCTTATCGCCAATGGCGAGTGTGGCACCGCGGTGGTCAACTTCACCGTCGAGGAAGTTGAAGCGCCGGTGGCCAACATCCGCCTGGTGCACCTCTTTGAAGGCGCCGGTGAAGTCGACGTGGCCCTCAACGGCACCACCGAGGTGCTGACCTCCATCGACTTCGCCACCGCCGAAGGCCCCCTGGAAGTCGACCCGGGCAACTACAGCTTCGACCTCCTCTCCGAAGGCTCCCCCGTCGGTACCACCGACCCGGCCGACTTCCTGCTGGGTGAATCCTACACCGTGGTCGCCTACAGCAACGCCGGCGCGCTGGACTTCATGATCCTCGAAGACGACGTCGTCAGCCCCCTGGCCGATGACACCTTCCGTCTGCGCGCCATCCACGCCGCCGACGGCGTGGGCAACGTCGCCATCAGCGCCGGCGCGGACGAAACCTCCGCTGCCGAGCTCGTCGCCGACCTGGCCTTCGCCGCCGCCGCCGACGCCGCCGACCTCGCCACCGGCGTAGAGTTCGTGCAGATCGATTCGGCCGGGACCCTCTTCGATTACGTCGGCTTCTCGTCGATGACCTTCGCTGAAGGCGCCATCGCTAACGCCTTCGCCTTCATGCTCGAAGGAGAACCCCACATCTTCGTCCAACAGCTCAGCGATGCCGGCCAGAACGCCATCCTCATTCCCGGTCTGGAGACCTTGCCGGTCGCCATTGACGCCGACGCGCTCAACGCCACGTTCCGCACTGGCGGCGCCGCCGAATGGATGGTCACCGATGCCAACTCCAACACCGGTGACTTCTCGGCCACCAACAGCATCATTGAGAACTACCAGACGTCCTGGCTTGAGATGACCGTTGAGTTCGACGAAGCCGGTGTCTTCGCCTTCGACTGGAGTGTCAGCTCCGAGCCCGAAGGGTACAGCTTCTACGACGGCCTGATCTTCTGCGACACCGAGGGCGAGGACTGCAACTACTTCAGCAACTACATCGAGCGCATCAGCGGTGAAGTGGCCTGGACCAACATCACCTACGAGATTCCGGAAGCGGGCACCTACACCTTCACCTGGCTCTACCGCAAAGACAGCTCTACTGCTGGAGGTGATGATCGCGGGTGGATCGACAACCTGACCTTCACCCCCGGCCTTCCCTGA